The following coding sequences lie in one Komagataeibacter sucrofermentans DSM 15973 genomic window:
- a CDS encoding D-amino acid dehydrogenase encodes MKIIVLGSGVVGVTSAWYLAQAGHEVTVVDRQPEAGLETSFANAGQVSPGYSSPWAGPGVPFKSIKWLLMKYRPFVFWPMPDPHLWKWLVQMLENCTASAYDRNKGRMVRIAEYSRDMMMDLRATTAITYDDRQQGTLQVFRTQKQLDGIAGDIRVLEQYNVPYQVLTREGCVEAEPGLAASAHKFVGGLRLPGDETGDAFLFTQRLAAKAAEAGVTFHYDTSIRTMTSDGGRITGIETSRGRMVADSYVVSLGSYSPAMVRRLGLDLPIYPVKGYSLTADIMNEQRAPVSTIMDETFKIGITRLGSRIRIGGTAELAGFSTKLRAPRRETLEHSVTDLFPGGGNIPAAQFWTGLRPMTPDGTPIIGRTKYDNLFLNTGHGTLGWTMACGSGKVLADIMSGRMPDIPYEDLGIVRYGQ; translated from the coding sequence ATGAAAATCATCGTACTGGGTAGTGGTGTCGTTGGCGTGACATCGGCATGGTATCTCGCGCAGGCGGGCCATGAGGTCACGGTTGTGGACCGCCAGCCCGAAGCCGGGCTTGAAACCAGCTTTGCCAATGCGGGACAGGTCTCGCCGGGCTATTCCTCGCCATGGGCCGGGCCGGGCGTGCCATTCAAGTCCATCAAGTGGCTGCTGATGAAGTACCGCCCCTTCGTGTTCTGGCCCATGCCCGACCCGCATCTGTGGAAGTGGCTGGTGCAGATGCTCGAGAACTGCACCGCAAGCGCCTATGACCGCAACAAGGGCCGCATGGTGCGCATTGCGGAATACAGCCGCGACATGATGATGGACCTGCGCGCCACCACCGCCATCACCTATGATGACCGCCAGCAGGGCACGCTGCAGGTGTTCCGCACGCAAAAGCAGCTTGATGGCATTGCGGGCGATATCCGCGTGCTGGAGCAGTACAACGTGCCCTATCAGGTGCTCACGCGTGAAGGCTGCGTCGAGGCCGAGCCGGGGCTGGCCGCATCGGCGCATAAATTCGTGGGTGGCCTGCGCCTGCCGGGTGACGAGACGGGCGATGCCTTCCTGTTCACCCAGCGCCTCGCGGCCAAGGCGGCGGAAGCGGGCGTCACCTTCCATTACGATACCAGCATCCGCACCATGACATCCGATGGCGGCCGCATTACCGGCATCGAGACCAGCCGGGGCCGCATGGTGGCGGATTCCTATGTCGTGTCGCTCGGCAGCTACTCGCCCGCCATGGTGCGCCGCCTTGGGCTCGACCTGCCGATCTATCCGGTCAAGGGCTACTCGCTCACCGCCGATATCATGAACGAACAGCGCGCCCCGGTCTCGACCATCATGGATGAGACCTTCAAGATCGGCATCACCCGCCTTGGCAGCCGCATCCGCATTGGCGGCACGGCGGAACTCGCGGGCTTCAGCACCAAGCTGCGCGCCCCGCGCCGCGAAACGCTGGAGCATTCGGTGACGGACCTGTTCCCCGGTGGCGGCAACATCCCCGCCGCCCAATTCTGGACCGGCCTGCGCCCCATGACGCCCGATGGCACCCCCATCATCGGTCGCACCAAATACGATAACCTGTTCCTCAACACCGGCCACGGCACGCTGGGCTGGACCATGGCCTGTGGCTCGGGCAAGGTGCTGGCTGACATCATGTCCGGCCGTATGCCCGACATCCCGTATGAAGACCTGGGCATTGTCCGCTACGGGCAGTAA
- the alr gene encoding alanine racemase: MPDLPFPQPMASGWAFPGAGAALEIDLDAIAANYRLLDARTGTATCAAVVKADAYGLGADRVAPVLEQAGARVFFVAHLEEGIRLRPHVSPAARIFVLHGPMPGTEALFTHHALLPVLNSMEQVAGWRAHAAQAQKALPAALQVDTGMSRFGLSEADVTTLAQTPALLEGIDTRLVMSHLACADTPENPANAMQRDRLRAMAARLPAAPWALSASSGIFLGPDYHFNLVRPGAALYGLAPNAQAPNPLRPTVRLRARIVQRRAIGAGDGVGYGLTWRATGPRRIATLGIGYADGFLRSGAQGGCAWLGDYRLPILGRISMDSTTVDVNDVPESVLDAATHVDMIGPRRSVDDVAHSAGTIGYEVLTALGSRFHRTYRQPVACDASPRQNKASV, encoded by the coding sequence ATGCCTGACCTGCCCTTCCCCCAGCCCATGGCTTCAGGCTGGGCCTTTCCCGGCGCTGGTGCTGCGCTGGAAATAGATCTGGACGCCATCGCCGCCAATTACCGCCTGCTTGATGCCCGCACGGGCACTGCCACCTGTGCCGCCGTGGTCAAGGCCGATGCCTATGGCCTTGGCGCCGACAGGGTTGCCCCCGTGCTGGAACAGGCCGGGGCGCGGGTCTTCTTCGTGGCCCATCTGGAAGAAGGCATCCGCCTGCGCCCGCATGTCTCGCCTGCCGCGCGCATTTTCGTGCTGCACGGCCCCATGCCCGGCACCGAGGCGCTGTTCACCCATCACGCCCTGCTGCCCGTGCTCAACAGCATGGAGCAGGTGGCTGGCTGGCGCGCCCATGCGGCTCAGGCGCAAAAAGCCCTGCCCGCTGCCCTGCAGGTTGATACCGGCATGTCGCGCTTTGGCCTGTCGGAGGCGGATGTGACGACACTGGCGCAGACTCCCGCCCTGCTTGAGGGCATCGACACCAGGCTGGTCATGAGCCACCTCGCCTGCGCCGACACGCCCGAAAACCCGGCCAACGCCATGCAGCGCGACCGGCTGCGCGCCATGGCGGCCCGGCTGCCCGCGGCGCCGTGGGCGCTTTCGGCCTCATCAGGCATCTTTCTCGGGCCGGACTATCATTTCAACCTCGTGCGCCCCGGCGCGGCGCTGTACGGCCTCGCCCCCAATGCGCAGGCGCCCAACCCGCTGCGCCCCACGGTCAGGCTGCGTGCCCGCATCGTGCAGCGCCGTGCCATTGGCGCGGGCGATGGCGTGGGCTACGGCCTGACATGGCGGGCCACCGGCCCCCGGCGCATTGCAACGCTGGGCATAGGCTATGCCGATGGCTTCCTGCGCAGCGGGGCGCAGGGCGGCTGCGCGTGGCTTGGCGACTACCGGCTGCCCATCCTGGGGCGCATTTCCATGGATTCCACCACGGTGGATGTCAATGACGTGCCCGAAAGCGTGCTCGATGCCGCAACGCATGTGGACATGATCGGCCCGCGCCGCAGCGTGGACGATGTGGCCCACAGCGCAGGCACCATCGGTTACGAAGTGCTGACCGCACTGGGTTCGCGTTTCCATCGCACATATCGGCAGCCTGTCGCGTGCGATGCTTCTCCCCGCCAGAACAAGGCCTCCGTGTAA
- a CDS encoding IS5 family transposase (programmed frameshift): MRDVFLLSERQRERIRPFFPLAHGVPRVNDRRVLSGIVYVIRNGLQWKDAPKAYGPHKTLYNRFIRWSRLGVFDRIFVVLTEQAGRSKRLMIDATHLKAHRTSASLLKKGLFPRHIGRTEGGLNSKPHAVCDGQGRAIRLHLTAGQVSDFKGADVLLADLSDETEEVIGDRGYDSDRIRLSLAERNITACIPPKKNRKSKPPYNWHLYKKRHLIENMFANLKDWRRVATRYDRCAHTFMSAIHIAASFIFYLKE, translated from the exons GTGCGTGACGTGTTTTTGCTGTCCGAGCGTCAGAGGGAACGGATCAGGCCGTTTTTCCCACTGGCACATGGGGTTCCGCGTGTGAATGACCGTCGTGTTCTGAGCGGAATTGTTTACGTGATCCGCAACGGTCTTCAATGGAAAGATGCTCCCAAAGCCTATGGTCCGCACAAGACTTTATACAACCGCTTTATCCGGTGGAGCCGCCTGGGCGTCTTTGACAGGATATTTGTCGTGCTGACAGAGCAGGCTGGCCGTTCGAAGCGCCTGATGATTGATGCGACACATCTCAAGGCTCACCGGACGTCGGCGTCCCTGCTTAAAAAGGGGCTTT TTCCCCGTCATATCGGACGAACAGAAGGCGGCCTGAACTCAAAGCCGCATGCCGTGTGTGATGGTCAGGGTCGGGCTATCCGCCTGCATCTGACTGCGGGTCAGGTCAGTGACTTCAAAGGCGCAGACGTGCTGCTGGCAGATCTCTCCGACGAGACAGAAGAAGTCATCGGGGATAGAGGCTATGACAGCGACCGGATCCGGTTATCGCTTGCAGAACGCAATATCACAGCCTGTATTCCGCCGAAGAAGAACCGGAAATCAAAGCCGCCTTACAACTGGCATCTCTATAAGAAGCGCCATCTGATCGAAAACATGTTCGCAAATCTGAAAGACTGGAGGCGTGTCGCGACCAGATACGACCGCTGCGCACACACTTTCATGTCCGCTATCCACATCGCGGCAAGCTTCATCTTCTATCTCAAAGAATGA
- a CDS encoding Lrp/AsnC family transcriptional regulator: MPFDRLTDAILRHLRHDGRMSNADLAQRVGLSPSACLRRVRMLEKEGVIRGYRALVDERSVHGMTTVIVHITLERQTEECLRRFEARVRECADVRECYLMTGDADYLVRVEARDAADYERIHKEELSRMPGVARIQSNFAIRTVVQR, translated from the coding sequence ATGCCCTTCGATCGGCTGACAGATGCCATCCTGCGCCACCTCCGCCATGATGGCCGCATGAGCAATGCGGACCTGGCCCAACGGGTGGGGCTGTCGCCCTCGGCGTGCCTGCGCCGTGTGCGCATGCTTGAAAAAGAGGGGGTGATACGGGGCTATCGCGCCCTGGTGGATGAGCGCTCGGTGCATGGCATGACCACCGTCATCGTGCACATCACGCTGGAGCGGCAGACGGAGGAATGCCTGCGCCGCTTTGAAGCGCGCGTGCGCGAATGCGCCGATGTGCGCGAATGCTACCTGATGACGGGCGACGCCGATTACCTCGTGCGCGTCGAGGCGCGTGACGCGGCCGATTACGAGCGCATCCATAAGGAGGAACTCTCGCGCATGCCCGGCGTGGCCCGCATACAGAGCAATTTCGCCATCCGCACCGTGGTGCAGCGCTAG
- the glpD gene encoding glycerol-3-phosphate dehydrogenase yields MASMDESLRTPPAPGGLLDLLVVGGGVNGTGIARDAAGRGASVLLVEQDDLASHTSSASTKLIHGGLRYLEYYEFRLVREALIEREKLLRIAPHIIWPMRFVLPYTPQARPAWMLRLGLFLYDHLAPNMTLPKCKSLDFRTSSAGQPLNGKLARGFAYSDGWVQDSRLVVLNAMDAKARGADIRTRTRMVSARRANGVWEADIENTLDGTTTTVRARVLVNAGGPWVSEVLRERAQVNSTKNVRLVKGSHIVVPRLFDGPQAYILQNPDKRIVFAIPYEQKFTLIGTTDVPWTQAPGDVEISPEEISYLCESVSRYFTKPVTPADVVWSYAGVRPLYDDAAKNASAVTRDYVLDVDTQGNQAPMLSIFGGKITTYRRLAEHAIEKLQPFLPVLSAPGWTAEKVLPGGDLGEGGFEGALARLRAQAPFLGPDLSWRLVRNYGSRATGIVGDARSMEDMGELFGAGLSAREVEYLIANEWAQTTQDILWRRSRLGLHVTDEDTARLEAYLKARKPGTAPTSA; encoded by the coding sequence ATGGCGTCCATGGACGAATCATTGCGCACCCCCCCGGCACCGGGTGGCCTGCTCGACCTGCTGGTCGTGGGCGGGGGTGTAAACGGCACGGGCATCGCGCGCGATGCTGCCGGGCGCGGCGCATCGGTCCTGCTTGTCGAGCAGGATGATCTGGCCAGCCACACCTCATCGGCCAGCACCAAGCTGATCCATGGCGGCCTGCGCTACCTGGAATATTATGAATTCCGTCTGGTGCGCGAGGCGCTGATCGAGCGCGAGAAGCTGCTGCGCATCGCGCCCCACATCATCTGGCCCATGCGCTTCGTGCTGCCCTACACGCCGCAGGCACGCCCGGCCTGGATGCTGCGCCTTGGCCTGTTCCTGTATGATCACCTCGCGCCCAACATGACGCTGCCCAAGTGCAAGTCGCTCGACTTCCGCACGTCATCGGCAGGCCAGCCGCTCAATGGCAAGCTCGCCCGCGGCTTCGCCTATTCCGATGGCTGGGTGCAGGACAGCCGCCTCGTCGTGCTCAACGCGATGGATGCCAAGGCACGCGGGGCCGATATCCGCACCCGCACCCGCATGGTCAGCGCCCGCCGCGCCAATGGCGTGTGGGAAGCCGATATCGAGAACACGCTCGATGGCACCACCACCACCGTGCGCGCCCGCGTGCTGGTCAATGCCGGTGGGCCGTGGGTGAGCGAGGTGCTGCGCGAGCGTGCGCAGGTGAACTCCACCAAGAACGTGCGCCTCGTCAAGGGCAGCCACATCGTGGTGCCGCGCCTGTTTGACGGGCCGCAGGCCTATATCCTGCAGAACCCGGACAAGCGCATCGTCTTCGCCATTCCCTACGAGCAGAAATTCACCCTGATCGGCACGACCGACGTGCCCTGGACGCAGGCCCCCGGCGATGTCGAGATCTCGCCCGAGGAAATCAGCTACCTGTGCGAGAGCGTGAGCCGCTACTTCACCAAGCCCGTAACACCGGCCGATGTGGTGTGGAGCTACGCTGGCGTGCGCCCGCTTTATGATGACGCGGCCAAGAACGCCTCCGCCGTAACGCGTGACTATGTGCTCGATGTGGATACGCAGGGCAATCAGGCGCCCATGCTATCCATCTTTGGCGGCAAGATCACCACCTACCGTCGCCTTGCCGAGCACGCGATCGAGAAGCTCCAGCCCTTCCTGCCCGTGCTGTCGGCACCTGGCTGGACGGCGGAAAAGGTGCTGCCTGGCGGTGATCTGGGCGAGGGCGGGTTCGAGGGCGCGCTGGCCCGCCTGCGCGCGCAGGCCCCGTTCCTTGGCCCCGACCTGAGCTGGCGGCTGGTGCGCAATTACGGATCGCGCGCCACCGGGATCGTAGGCGATGCCCGTAGCATGGAGGATATGGGCGAACTGTTTGGCGCGGGCCTGAGCGCGCGTGAGGTGGAATACCTGATCGCAAACGAATGGGCGCAGACCACGCAGGACATCCTGTGGCGCCGCTCCCGCCTTGGCCTGCATGTAACCGATGAGGACACGGCCCGCCTCGAGGCCTACCTCAAGGCCCGCAAGCCGGGCACGGCGCCGACTTCCGCGTAA
- the fbaA gene encoding class II fructose-bisphosphate aldolase has product MTNTAHTASSRLGLRPGVVTGADYRRLVETCRDEGYALPAVNVVGTDSINAVLEAAARNRADVIIQLSNGGARFYAGEGMKDAEQARVLGAVAAARHVHTVAAAYGVCVILHTDHADRKLLPWISGLIDASEEAVKETGRPLFSSHMIDLSAEPLEDNIAECARFLRRMSPLGIGLEIELGVTGGEEDGIGHDLDDGADNAHLYTQPEDVLKAYEALSPLGFVTIAASFGNVHGVYAPGNVKLRPEILRNSQAAVAKATNLGEKPLALVFHGGSGSEQARITEAVSYGVFKMNIDTDIQFAFATSIGRYVHEHAEAFSHQIAPSTGKPTKKLYDPRKWLRVGEQGIVARLEQSFADLGATGRSVARVI; this is encoded by the coding sequence ATGACCAATACAGCACACACCGCATCGAGCCGCCTGGGCCTGCGCCCCGGCGTGGTGACGGGCGCGGATTACCGTCGCCTTGTCGAGACCTGCCGCGATGAGGGCTATGCCCTGCCGGCGGTCAACGTGGTGGGCACCGACAGCATCAACGCGGTGCTTGAGGCGGCGGCGCGCAACCGGGCGGATGTCATCATCCAGCTTTCCAACGGTGGCGCGCGGTTCTATGCGGGCGAAGGCATGAAAGATGCCGAACAGGCCCGCGTGCTCGGTGCGGTGGCTGCGGCGCGTCATGTCCATACCGTGGCCGCTGCTTACGGCGTGTGCGTGATCCTGCATACCGATCACGCCGACCGCAAGCTGCTGCCATGGATTTCCGGCCTGATCGATGCCAGCGAGGAGGCGGTGAAGGAAACCGGCCGCCCGCTGTTCTCCTCGCACATGATCGACCTTTCGGCTGAACCGCTGGAAGACAACATTGCCGAATGCGCCCGCTTCCTGCGCCGCATGTCGCCGCTGGGCATCGGGCTTGAAATCGAGCTTGGCGTGACCGGCGGCGAGGAAGACGGCATTGGCCATGACCTCGATGATGGCGCCGATAATGCCCATCTCTACACCCAGCCCGAGGATGTGCTGAAGGCGTATGAGGCGCTTTCCCCCCTGGGGTTTGTGACCATCGCGGCCTCGTTTGGCAACGTGCATGGCGTGTATGCGCCGGGCAACGTCAAGCTGCGCCCCGAGATCCTGCGCAACTCGCAGGCGGCGGTGGCCAAGGCCACCAACCTTGGCGAGAAGCCGCTGGCGCTGGTGTTCCATGGCGGTTCAGGCTCGGAGCAGGCCAGGATTACCGAGGCCGTATCCTACGGTGTGTTCAAGATGAACATCGACACCGACATCCAGTTCGCCTTTGCCACCAGCATTGGCCGCTACGTGCATGAGCACGCGGAGGCGTTCAGCCACCAGATTGCGCCTTCCACCGGCAAGCCGACCAAAAAGCTGTATGATCCGCGCAAATGGCTGCGCGTGGGCGAGCAGGGCATCGTGGCGCGGCTTGAGCAGTCCTTCGCCGATCTTGGGGCGACAGGGCGTAGCGTCGCGCGCGTAATATAA
- a CDS encoding DeoR/GlpR family DNA-binding transcription regulator, whose product MSAEERHREITALVRTQGYVSNEDLAQRLNVAVQTIRRDVNLLARRGLVARHHGGAGLASSVENIAYSERQVLNRRAKEAIGNLAARQIPDNSSLFVSIGTTTEAFAKALRRHKALRVITNNLHVATPLSAQTDFQVIVTGGQVRFYDGGITGSAASTFIEQYRTDFAVIGISGIEDDGTLLDFDADEISVAQAMMRNARRVYLLADQTKFGRRPMGRLGHLSHVHGFFTDRQPSEQICAMLRAHDVELHIT is encoded by the coding sequence GTGTCAGCAGAAGAACGTCACCGGGAAATTACCGCGCTGGTGCGTACCCAGGGCTATGTCTCCAACGAGGATCTGGCCCAGAGGCTGAATGTTGCGGTCCAGACCATCCGCCGTGATGTCAACCTTCTGGCCCGCCGCGGGCTGGTGGCGCGGCATCATGGCGGGGCGGGTCTGGCCTCGTCGGTCGAGAATATCGCCTATTCCGAACGCCAGGTGCTCAACCGGCGGGCCAAGGAGGCCATTGGCAACCTTGCAGCCCGCCAGATACCTGATAATTCATCGCTTTTTGTCAGCATCGGCACCACCACCGAGGCCTTTGCCAAGGCCTTGCGGCGGCACAAGGCGCTGCGGGTCATTACCAACAACCTGCACGTGGCCACCCCGCTTTCCGCCCAGACCGATTTTCAGGTGATCGTGACGGGGGGGCAGGTGCGGTTTTATGATGGGGGCATTACCGGTTCGGCCGCCAGCACCTTCATCGAGCAGTATCGCACCGATTTTGCCGTGATCGGCATCAGCGGCATCGAAGATGATGGCACGCTGCTCGATTTCGATGCCGATGAGATCAGCGTGGCCCAGGCCATGATGCGTAATGCCAGGCGTGTCTACCTGCTGGCCGACCAGACCAAATTCGGCCGCAGGCCCATGGGGCGGCTTGGGCATCTTTCGCATGTGCATGGCTTTTTTACCGATCGGCAGCCGTCCGAGCAGATATGCGCCATGCTGCGCGCCCATGATGTGGAACTGCACATCACCTGA
- the glpK gene encoding glycerol kinase GlpK: MNKKNRILAIDQGTTSTRSIVFDRDITAISVSRIEFAQHYPSQGWVEHDPEEIWSNVLSTAQEAIEKAGGPGVIAGIGITNQRETIVVWERSTGRPIHRAIVWQDRRTTPICARMHEEGFEPLVRERTGLLLDPYFSATKIAWILDNVEGARARAEKGELACGTIDSFLLWRLTGGRVHATDTTNASRTLLFNIHTCAWDDELLALFKVPRAILPEVKTNSEVFGETAPELFGEPLKVAGMAGDQNAAMVGQACFRPGTAKATYGTGCFALLNTGATPVMSENRMLTTIAYRIGAETTYALEGSIFVAGAAIRWLRDGLNLITHASQTDDMATRVPHSHGVYMVPGFVGLGAPHWDPDARGLICGLTLDATAAHIARAALESVAYQTMDLMDAMHEDGGGKLSALRVDGGMSVNDWFCQFLADMLQTPVERPRQVETTALGAAFLAGLATGVWESIAELEGTWTRGHLFRPTMDKAQRDTMVAGWHVAVRRTLSSTVAA; the protein is encoded by the coding sequence ATGAACAAGAAGAACAGAATTCTCGCCATCGACCAGGGAACAACCTCGACCCGCAGCATCGTGTTCGATCGCGATATCACGGCCATTTCGGTCTCCCGCATCGAGTTCGCCCAGCATTATCCCAGCCAGGGCTGGGTCGAGCATGACCCGGAGGAAATCTGGTCCAACGTTCTCTCCACCGCGCAGGAGGCCATTGAAAAGGCAGGCGGCCCCGGCGTGATCGCGGGCATCGGCATTACCAACCAGCGCGAAACCATCGTGGTGTGGGAGCGTAGCACCGGCAGGCCCATCCACCGCGCCATTGTCTGGCAGGACCGGCGCACCACGCCCATCTGCGCACGCATGCATGAGGAGGGGTTCGAGCCCCTCGTGCGCGAGCGCACCGGCCTGCTGCTCGACCCCTATTTCTCCGCCACCAAGATTGCGTGGATTCTTGATAATGTGGAAGGCGCCCGTGCGCGCGCCGAGAAGGGCGAACTGGCCTGCGGCACCATCGACAGCTTTCTTTTATGGCGGCTGACCGGCGGCCGCGTGCACGCCACCGACACCACCAACGCCTCGCGCACGCTTCTGTTCAATATCCACACCTGCGCGTGGGATGATGAATTGCTGGCGCTGTTCAAGGTGCCGCGCGCCATTCTGCCTGAAGTGAAAACCAACAGCGAAGTGTTTGGCGAGACGGCGCCGGAGCTGTTTGGCGAGCCGCTCAAGGTGGCTGGCATGGCAGGCGACCAGAACGCCGCCATGGTGGGGCAGGCCTGCTTCCGCCCCGGCACGGCCAAGGCGACTTACGGCACGGGCTGCTTCGCGCTGCTCAACACCGGCGCGACGCCCGTCATGTCTGAAAACCGGATGCTCACCACCATCGCCTACCGCATTGGGGCGGAGACGACCTATGCCCTCGAAGGCTCGATCTTTGTTGCGGGCGCGGCCATCCGCTGGCTGCGTGACGGGCTGAACCTCATCACCCATGCCTCCCAGACCGATGACATGGCCACCCGCGTGCCGCACAGCCACGGCGTGTATATGGTGCCCGGCTTCGTGGGGCTTGGCGCGCCCCACTGGGACCCCGACGCCCGTGGCCTGATCTGTGGCCTCACGCTTGATGCCACGGCCGCGCACATCGCGCGCGCCGCCCTGGAATCGGTGGCCTACCAGACCATGGACCTGATGGACGCCATGCATGAGGATGGCGGCGGCAAGCTCAGCGCACTGCGTGTTGATGGCGGCATGTCGGTCAATGACTGGTTCTGCCAGTTCCTCGCCGATATGCTCCAGACGCCGGTGGAGCGGCCACGACAGGTCGAGACCACGGCGCTCGGGGCCGCCTTCCTCGCGGGGCTGGCGACCGGGGTGTGGGAAAGCATCGCCGAACTGGAAGGCACCTGGACACGCGGGCATCTGTTCCGCCCGACGATGGACAAGGCGCAGCGCGATACTATGGTAGCCGGATGGCATGTGGCAGTCCGCCGCACGCTCAGTTCCACCGTTGCAGCGTAA
- a CDS encoding MIP/aquaporin family protein, translated as MLKNRQFLGELISECIAVMIIVLIGDSVAAMYALYDPSPYKQAYWGVAIVWGLGVTIAIYITGSVSGTHANPAVSLALAVFRGFSWRKVPGYWAAQVLGGVIGATLVYTLYQPVIEHYNQAHGLTRAAGGAAGVFFTHPGESITPLHAFVDEIILTGLLVFGIFAITCEYNTVAPQANSGALIIGLLVASIGACSGYLEAWAINPARDFGPRLFCFLAGWGESALPGPDHYWWVPIAGPLIGGVVGAGCYQFLIRPFIPRSATPSIPPAP; from the coding sequence ATGCTGAAAAACAGACAATTCCTGGGCGAACTCATATCCGAGTGCATCGCGGTCATGATCATCGTGCTGATCGGTGATTCGGTGGCCGCGATGTACGCGCTATATGATCCCAGCCCGTACAAGCAGGCCTATTGGGGCGTGGCCATTGTGTGGGGGCTTGGGGTTACAATCGCCATCTACATTACCGGCAGCGTGTCGGGCACGCATGCCAACCCGGCCGTATCACTGGCGCTGGCGGTCTTTCGCGGCTTTTCGTGGCGCAAGGTGCCCGGCTACTGGGCGGCGCAGGTGCTGGGCGGGGTGATCGGGGCAACGCTGGTCTATACGCTGTACCAGCCCGTGATCGAACATTACAATCAGGCGCATGGCCTTACGCGCGCCGCGGGCGGGGCGGCGGGGGTGTTCTTCACCCATCCGGGCGAGAGCATTACGCCGCTGCACGCCTTTGTTGATGAAATCATCCTGACCGGTCTGCTGGTCTTCGGCATCTTCGCCATCACGTGCGAATATAATACGGTTGCGCCACAGGCCAATTCGGGCGCGCTGATTATCGGGCTGCTGGTTGCGAGCATCGGGGCATGTTCGGGTTACCTCGAGGCCTGGGCCATCAACCCCGCGCGCGACTTCGGGCCACGGCTGTTCTGCTTTTTGGCGGGCTGGGGTGAATCCGCCCTGCCGGGGCCGGACCATTACTGGTGGGTGCCCATTGCCGGGCCGCTGATTGGCGGGGTTGTGGGAGCCGGGTGCTACCAGTTCCTCATCCGCCCGTTCATTCCGCGCAGCGCCACGCCATCCATCCCGCCTGCACCATGA
- the glpX gene encoding class II fructose-bisphosphatase, giving the protein MTTTRHNPYQVTDRNLALELVRVTEAAAVAASAWTGRGLKNEADGAAVEAMRRAFDTVAIDGTVVIGEGEMDEAPMLFIGEKVGSGGPGMDIAVDPLEGTNLCAKNLPNALTVVALAESGNFLHAPDIYMDKIVVGPYLPEGVVDLDSTIEANLKSLAQAKKCAVSDLMLCTLDRERHEELIARARAAGARVTLLSDGDVAAAIAACLEESEIDIYVGSGGAPEGVLAAAAVRCVHGQMQGRLLFEDDDQVARARKMNPGADPSRKLALEDMARGDVLFSATGVTGGALLHGIRRSGIRTVTHSLVMRSKSGTIRFVEGHHDYQTKTW; this is encoded by the coding sequence ATGACCACCACACGGCATAATCCCTATCAGGTTACCGATCGCAATCTGGCCCTTGAACTCGTGCGCGTTACCGAGGCGGCTGCGGTCGCCGCATCGGCCTGGACCGGTCGTGGCCTCAAGAACGAAGCCGATGGCGCGGCGGTGGAAGCCATGCGGCGCGCGTTCGATACGGTCGCCATTGATGGCACCGTGGTGATCGGTGAAGGCGAGATGGATGAAGCGCCAATGCTATTCATTGGCGAGAAGGTGGGCTCCGGCGGCCCGGGCATGGATATTGCCGTCGACCCGCTTGAAGGCACCAACCTGTGCGCCAAGAACCTGCCCAACGCGCTGACCGTGGTGGCGCTGGCGGAAAGCGGCAACTTCCTGCACGCGCCTGACATCTATATGGACAAGATCGTGGTCGGCCCCTACCTGCCAGAGGGCGTGGTGGATCTCGACAGCACCATCGAGGCCAACCTCAAGTCGCTCGCGCAGGCCAAGAAATGCGCGGTGTCCGACCTCATGCTCTGCACGCTCGACCGTGAACGCCATGAGGAACTGATCGCCCGCGCGCGGGCCGCAGGCGCGCGCGTGACCCTGCTGAGCGATGGCGACGTGGCTGCCGCCATCGCCGCCTGCCTGGAAGAGAGCGAGATCGACATCTATGTCGGCTCCGGTGGCGCGCCCGAAGGCGTGCTGGCCGCCGCTGCCGTGCGCTGCGTTCATGGCCAGATGCAGGGCCGCCTCCTGTTTGAGGATGACGACCAGGTGGCGCGCGCGCGCAAGATGAACCCGGGTGCTGACCCCTCGCGCAAGCTGGCGCTGGAAGACATGGCGCGTGGTGACGTGCTGTTCTCCGCAACCGGGGTAACGGGCGGGGCGTTGCTGCATGGCATCCGCCGCAGTGGCATCCGCACCGTCACGCATTCGCTGGTCATGCGCTCCAAATCCGGCACCATCCGGTTTGTGGAGGGCCACCACGATTACCAGACCAAGACCTGGTGA